In Acipenser ruthenus chromosome 25, fAciRut3.2 maternal haplotype, whole genome shotgun sequence, the sequence AACAAAAAGACGGAATATATGTATTACTTCACCAGAGATAAACACATACACCTCTGTAAAGCCAAGttaattaagtggagatagactcttaggacagagggaaggagacgcttcttcacacagagagagcgGTGAggctatggaatgggttacctagtcatgttgttgaggcagaatcactgggatccttaatCTTTTTGTATACAGAtgttataaaataatgttttcaaactttCAGGGAATGCATTATTCCAATGCATTCAAATTGGAGATTTTGACAACTTTCAAAAAGCAACTACTTGTTTTTTTCTGATATAAAAATGTCTTCAAACTGAGCATATTGAACATACAGAGACTAACGATGAAAATAGTCAAATAAAAAAGGGGAGGGGTCACCAGGCTCGATGTCCAACTAGCAGacctgtcaacactgagttttcaaaataagggagcttttatAACCCGAAATCTTAgtgcctgaattgaagtgaatacctacatgaGACAAAGGCACACAGCTactccactttattacttggtaaaatgatagactgtgatacggtgcttttaaaaaggaacaaTATcagacagaaaaacaaccatggcATGCTTCACAATTCAACTCTCTCTTGGCCCCTGTTCTTATTATATTGTAGGTGTCTGTTGTTGATTTTGCACGACACCAAAGCCTACACAGCTGGCGTTGTTACTTTCTTCACAACAAACCTAGAGGCTGAGTTTGGTACTGCACattgaccattattattatttatttcttagcagacgcccttatccagggtgacttacaatcgtaagcaaatacatttcaagtgttagaCCATCAAAGGACGAGCTGCAGCACCtactttataacaaaaaaaacaaactatgaacAGGCTAAAATACACAAGTGCGTGGTGTTGCAACGATATTCATTACACAACAGCGTGCTGTTGCAACGATATTCATTACACAACAGCGTGCTGTTGCAACGatattcattacactgcacatatgtggCGGGTCAATACGAGTCAGTAATGTCAACatgttctattttaaatgaacacactattgctgtatataaacaggaggctgtgtggtccagtggttaaagaaaatggcttgtaaccagaaggtccccgattcaaatcccacctcagccgctaactcattgtgtgaccctgagcaagtcacttaacctccttgtgctccgtctttcgggtgagatgtaattgtaagtgactctgcagctgatgcatagttcacacacccgagtctctgtaagtcgccttggataaaggcgtctgctaaataaacaaataataataataataaacacatgtaatcaatctgaatttctaaagcaatgttgatgctgaaagaAACGCTTTCACTATGTGTGTGAGACTTTTAGACTTCCCTGCAGAATGCTTTGTTGTAACATTTTCAATGTGTGAGTCTAGGAACATGTCTACatatttgctgaactagtcacaagctgtaaaggtctctgcatacCGTGTGTAACTGTCTTGATCCACGTTTGTCCTTTGGCAGCGACAGATGTTATTGAAGCGCTGGTTTTCGGAGGGATGTGAAGTTGGTTGTCTATTGCCGAGTGCCGATTGCTTCTTCTTTTTAGGGTATGTTGGCACATGCCATCTAAATGGAGATCATGAGCGCCCTCTATCTttctatatgtatatttatttctcCCCGTATATTTTCTCCCGTTTCTTATGCTTTTTAGAAATTTGACTATACATTTCTCTTTCTCCATTTGTtttctctcccttctcccttcaaAACGTACTAACCCACAATTTAATTTCCTAAAATACTCGAGTGACATGGAATCCAGGCCATCAGAatagttttatcatttttataattAGTATGCAATGTCTGAATAATGTCATATATAATATCTATCATATCTCCTGTTTCCGATTCTCATGCCTGTATCGAGCTTAGAGAATCTGTAAAAATCACAATATCCATTTCTTTATATTCCTTTATTTTGTCTATGGCCATAAGTATTGCCATCAACTCTGCAGTACATACTGGTACATTTTTTGATAATCTTCCCCTTTTTCAAATTTGTGTATATAGTCAGCATATCCTGTTTTCCCACATTTAGTGATTGCCGAtatatgcatcatacacatgggaggggtcatacgcaaaaaacaatCTATCATATAGTAATAGaggtatcccctcaactcaacaacGCACGACCAACATCCcagtaaacacagacacaatgaagcgttcttagcTTTGCAAACCGGTAAGTTAGTGAtgagcagatgtgtcagccgcacgaagagcacagcgtgtggttttcactaactctactgtgcagaataaattatatttctatgtgtaaatatcaggactttcttcctatgcatcgggatgcaggacatttgctaggaaatcgggactgtcccgaccatatagggactgttgacaTGTATGTAGATCAGACCCGTTTAAGAACAGTAGTTTTAGCCACCTCAAGAAAGTATTAGCCATCCGAGGAAAGTGACTAATTATacattacaaagtgtttttgttatttataaaacattttacagataACACATATATTAAGCTGATATTTTTAACATGGGCTTCAATATGGCAACCTTCTAAAATAtctacaaaaaagaaataaacacaaaatataacgCCTACACCTTTGAATGGGTTACATTTATACTGTATTTCTAGTTCCCTTAATAGGTATGGACGCCCGTGTCAATTTATCATCGCAAAGTCTGCAAGCTGAAGCCAACTAACTACTGGCAGAGCAGTCTACTCCAAACCCGCAGTCTCATTGGGCAGGACTTCTCAACACTGCAATCGGTGATTGGGCAGCTGTGTTCGCGGCAGTGCGGTTTATAGCGCGCCTGTGTGTAGCATAGCTGGGTCGCTTACCAGCGCGTGGGAAAGAAAActgtgcaatgttattataaaacaatataaagGTTTGCTTTTAGAAACGCTACAAAACTATCTTCCCGTAAAGCAGTATATTGTACCGAATAGAATGATGTGGAACCAGAGTGGTGAGTGAGAAAATAATTCTGTTTCCTCGTACTTGAACCAGTTCATTGCTTTGTGTAATTTATACGTGAATAAAAGTGTGTTTCCGGATCGTCTACACGAAATAATGTACTGTGAGCACACGAGAGatgtattattactttttaataaaaaggaTATATCTGTCCGTCTTACTAATCTCACTATACAGAAGAGGGGGAGAGAATGTGTGTATGGCGGGACTCCAGCGTGGACTAGTAACTGAAAGTTAGTTGTGCATGGATACTTAACTGATCAAGTTATATAGTTGAAGCTGCTATAGACAGTCGTATCGTTAACTTGTATTAAGAGAGAACGCCAATACACACgtgcatatatacatacaggcGTGGTGTTATTTTGTAGTACGCGTTAAAAAGTGGTACCTCGTGCACTGCACTTGCCCTGGGCAtgcgcaaatgattttagctgtaaacaaggaaacgcccatcTGAATGGGGTACGATGTACAGAGTTTGCCCttagtttctttttaatattttcttttttgcaatTGAGGAAATGTGTGTTATTAACTGACAagcaacaaattgggttatctaaaattgtaagcATATAAGATTTGATACACGTACCACGTTCTGACCCAACACAAGTTCACAAGAATAGACTTCGTCACACTAAGTCACATGCAACACACAGACAGTGTGACATAGGACAAGTAATTGATGCAGAATCTTCCCAACAATTGTTTCTGAAGCGCAGACCATTCTACATATATTTTGGTATTGCTACTGTAGTATAAATATTgaacaggttttgttttttttaggcgCACAAATATTGGCGGCCTTGGTCGTAGGTAGTTGTGTGTAAATGAATTCAAACCTGACGTCCAAAAGTGTCACAATACACGCCATCCCTATTGCGATTGCAACATGGTGGTGGTCGTTGTGCTGTATTTAAACTGGACTGTGTTGCAGGTTCTTTTGGTGAGTCTGCGATGGGAGGCGGCTACACCCAGTCTCCGGGCGGGTTTGGATCCCCGTCCGCCACACAGGGGGAGAAGAAGGGTGGGGTGAGTATCCAGTGAATGaggtgtgtgtgaagtgcaggggGTGGTGCTCAGCACAGCTTGTTCTTGTGGAAGCATTGGTCAGAGGATGCACTTGGAGGTCCATTACTGTAATACCAGTAGGGGGTGGATTTGGTTTGGCAATGGCTCATTTTCATACCAGTGATGATGACATCAGTGTGTGATTATGTGACCATGaaacaattaacttttttttttttttttacagatttgcCCCATTTCACTGGTTATGTTCAGTTTGGCTTCAGATTCATTATTCGTTTTAGCCTGGGCCCTGCACTTCACAATTAGATGTGTATAGATTTTCTTTATTTAGCTAATATACAGAAATgattgccacaatatatatatatatatatatatatatatatatatatatatatatatatatatatatatatatatatatatatatatatatagtcatgtCGCACATTAAATCAGAATTtaacagcaataaaaaatatcattaaaaaagtTACAGTTGCCATTTTGGACCTATTAAAAGCCCACATTTATAATATCAAAAGTGGTGTTACAGAACATATACAGTTACACTTTGTGCACAAGGGTGAACCTGTCACATGAACATATGAGTTTCCCTTGAAAACAGTTTATTCCAGGAGACTGTGTTTATTACCTAAGAAATATTGTTGAACCTAAATACGCATTTTCcagtaaataacattttaaaccaaATAACTTACTACTTTATTGCCTTTAGGTTATCTAACTAAAAGAATGCtcagtgataaaaaaaagagCTAAGGCCCTTGGCTTTCCCAGTATGTTTAAGGCCTGTAACTGTAAAGTcccatgcctttttgttttttttatttctgttttattttatttttttaactagtattgcccagtgtcagacctggggtcaattttaatttgaaattgcaattacaaagcTATTGTTCAATTACGCTTAGTTACAATTCTGCTGCAATAATTGCAGTTtgattacaattacactaaagtAACAGAAATAGctgcacacattaacatgtttacgcTGTTTATACTACCAATACAGAAACATACGATAGAacgttttttcaaacaaatggggtcactaaaagtggttgaataCGAGAATTTCGCTCAACATAAAACACAACGTGGAACTGGGaattattaaccctttcaggaccaggcgtttttcaGTAGGATGCTTCCTCAGGATCAGGGTTTTTTTGACTGTATTTGACTCTTCCAATAAAAATTTGCAGTAGCattttggaaatggtgtcctttttttcagaacactctggggaacattacaAAGTATTTCAGAAACCATCCAAACTTTTCACTTTTTCTTCAATActaatatacagtgtatatatatatatatatcttttttttttaaagtattttttatgtattctttgcgatacatgtataaaaaatgttattctatgacctgagggaccttgcaatacttcctgaaagttttgttgaaaaataatgatgtttgggcaaattacaagacactgtttcacctgagtgattgcaatgacataatacacgtttattctcagggtctttatatgCAGTAATGGACACTACTCTAGATTATTTTctcgaaataaataaaataagttattcattccattattatcagtaataagggaaaAAAACGGATACATTTAGTTCATTAAATAGTATCTGcctatatccactcgtttctttacatttataaatgttgtaaaaacatatataaaaacacatgagacagaataaatgttctaatataataagtcaaatacatcagatttacagtttttcttctttttattttttgttatttactcTAAACATGTTCCtgtaatgttttgtttctgcttttgtctctgcttggctgctgtaaactgtctccaccctttagacactaaatgtcCCTCTCAGTGGCGTCACACAataaaaactatcaggaagtgcaTGTCCGTCTCTCCCCTATCtagtgatatgtgtttcaagcctgtgctggaaagtacggtggccctataagtcatcaaaacaaagtgctttttttaatcatgtttacacgatcgtggtcctagaagcccacttcagtatgatcgtgttaacatgacccctgtccttaaagggttaagcatGACAAGTtatgtaattgaactgtaattcatcaattacattgtaattacaaatacaattgtGCGGGTACAGTTGTAATTGGCCTCAGGTCTGCCCCGTATTCATTAATAGTATGTACTGTTCTCTCCAGGCTGGAAAGGAGCAGCGATCTCGGCTGGAAGGGTTAGAGGCACATCTAGCATTTAAATAACACATGCTATACTAATATAGAGCACTGTATATGATCAATGAATCAACTGAAATATGAAGgttaattttttatttgtgtgttcaaCTTGTTCAAGGTCAAGTGTGATGTGATTTAGTTTAACTATAAAGAGGAAGAGCATGAAAAAGGGCAGAGTGGAGCTTCCTTCTACTTTAACCTAGAGAGAGCACTGGTCTGTTGTGCTGTGTTACTGTGCGCACTGTGTTTCTAACACAAGTCGGTATCTTCCAGCTGCCCCAAATGTAACAGAACTTACTCCAGGGTGTGTCTTCttaacaggtgtgtgtgtgtgttactgtgcttCCATTGTAGAGATCCCGAGCTCAGTCCATCGTCCCCTGCACAGTGGCGCAGGTGCTCTCTGTCTCCCAGACAGAGGACGTCTTCAGATTTGGAGAAGTGGAGCTGTCTCAGGTGAGACCGCACTCGCAACTTCAACGGGTGATAAACTAGCTTCTTGCCTCATTAGCACAGGCGCTGTCCCTTAGCCATTCACTACAGACTATTTAGTTCCAgatttttatttcaatgtattaGACCTGTTTATCCAGCCACAGCACTATAAATTAACATCCTGTGCAGGAATACTCCAATACCACCAGCTACCTGTTGGTGACAATGGGAGTTTAATAATATGCAGTAATGATTGCAGTACAGTAAAGTATTAAAATCCTGTTTATAGAAGGTAATTGAGCTATATACAGTaggtagcaggtctgtgtgaaATGTATAAATTATATCGATGTTTGGGAAAGCCAGTTTCTCCCAACGTTATCGCAGATGCTGATGCATGTTTTCACTTCTCTCTTGGCAGGTGACCCTTGTTGGGGTGATCCGCCATGCGGAGAAAGCACCCACCAACATCCAGTATAAACTGGATGACATGACCGCGCCGCCCATTGACGTCAGACAGTGGGTGGATACGGATGTAAGTACACACACAGGGGTATGAGTGCTGTATGTTTTAGCTTGGAGAATAAAAACCAACACCTGGAAATAATTGGTGGGGAGAAAGGAATTCTACCTTTTCCCCTTTTGTTTTACGTCTTTACCAGAAACACCTAGAAAAGCTCATATTTTCAGTAATCATTAATCTGATGCAGACTTTGATTCTGTGAGTTACTGACACAAAAGGCATAATACTTATTTTACAATATCCACAATCAAACTTGAACTAGAGAACAATAGAATACAGTGGTGCACAGAGAATGAAATACATGTCCCATGATTTCTACATTCTACTTAAACTTAAACTGAACTGTGAAGCCGGCACCTGAAATGGTTTGTGATGAGCTAACAGCAGCATGCGGGGTGGGGGTTACATAAACATacactcctcccccctcccccctgccCTGGGAATGCTTACAATACTCAGAAATCCAGAGACTGCCAGACATAATTCTAAGCACTTCCTCATTTTACTCACCACAGACCCCTGCACAGAGGAAGACTGGTCTGACATACCAGCACATTTCACACGTACGCTACACTGACCGATCTTACCAGACCTGTTGAAATGCACATCTCAGGTTTGTTGAGATGTGCTAATACTGAAATGACAAGAGCCAGCTATCTGAGCAATGAATCTGAGTAAATTGTTCATGTACTGTATTTCGCTGTCTGAGGGATCGCCACTCAGTCACAGTTTTCAACATTTCACTGTTTTATGTGCAAGTCAGATCAATAAAGAGAGTGCACGGTATTGGTATGTCTGCCACTTCTATCTGCCCAATGGGGCTTATAAATCAGCCTGGAGATCTTCAGTTCATTATATGCTGGAAGAGACAGACAACCACAGGATTGGGGAAACTTTCCCCTTTCAAACACTTGttcgttttttaaatgtaagccAAATCTAATCCCAGTGCCTGTCTTGTTTTGTAGGAAGGAGGTGGGGAAAATATTGTTGTGCCTCCTGGCAATTACGTTAAAGTGTCATGTCATCTCCGGTCTTTCCAGGTAAGGGACTGCTTGGATACacacattttataaatacatgctttttcacagaactatttttattttatttattttttaatcacagaATTTGAGCCTCACAAATGAGAATTGAGAAAAAAACATCAGAGGTTCAGATTCTTTAGTTTTCTCATATATTGTACATTCAGTAGGATGTTTCTCTACTATTTTGAAGTTTTCAAAGTAAGGATGTACTTGGGTATTACTAAAGATACCCCCCCCACACTTTGCAGAACAAGAAGAGTCTGGTTGCCTTTAATGTCAGGCCTCTGGAGGATATGAATGAGTTGACCTCTCACATGCTGGAAGTGGTTCACGCCCAGATGCTCCTCAATAAGCCGCAACCTATGGTAAGTACAGTGTGACAAATCACGTATGACAAATCTACCAACCACAGTTCCGCTCCATCTTATCCTTTGTATAGATGTCCTCCCGTGCTTCTCTAatcatttttttcaaattgttttttgGTTTAATAATTTGCTGTGCCAAAGACTGCAAGAGAAAATACATTCAACTCTGAAACACATATTATAAGCAATTCAATCTAAATTTACAACAGATGAAAAGCAGACGTTACCATATTTAATCTGTTTGTGTAGATCCTGTTGTGGTTTAAGCGTTTGGGATTCTTTGTCACACATTCTGAGTGCGAGATCTGCACTCTGATATTAggagtgtagttgctgctaataggttcctaTGGGGACATGACTTTTAACCcttttcaggaccaagcatttttcagtgggatgctcccccaggaccaggcgctTTTTGACTGTCCTTTTTTTCGGAACACTggagaacattataaagtacttcagaagcCATACaaatgtttcacttttttttaacaatatattttttttgttttgtttttttaagtaatttttaTTAAGTATTCTGCTTACAGATACATGTACAAAAACgcattattctatgacctgagagACCTTACAATACTCcgtgaaagttttgttgaaaaatattgatgtttgggcaaattacaagacactgtTTCACCCGAGTGATTGCAATGATGTAATACACATtaattctcagggtctttataagcaataatggacactactcttgatttattttctctaaataaatgtttataaataaaataattattcgttccattattatcagtaataaggaaaaaaaacctgatccatttagttcatgaaatatctgcttatatccactcgtttctttacatttataaatgttgtaaaaaacatatattaaaacacatgacagaataaatgttcaaatataatagtcaaatacatcagatttacagggttttctcctttttttattCGCTCTAAAGttcctgtgattttttttttcttctgcttttgtctctgcttAAAGGGTTAATTAGTTTGTACATTGTCGTGTCTCTTCCCTTTGTGTCCCTTTCACTCAAACTGCACTAGATGACATCTTATAACAATGCGACGTGTAGCTATTTGACGCGcaaaagtgttgaatttagaaaagaaacaataaattcaatgacaaatgttttgactagaagtcttgtAAAGTATTTCTAAACAGTAAGAGACCCCTTACATACAAAGTGTTGACTTGAATACACAATTGTAGGTGGTTTGGTTTATATTGTCAAACAGTGCATGTCATACTatagaaaaaaactaaactacaaaaataaaatagggTGACAATGGTATGCTCAACAGGATTAAGACTTGGATtgcattgcaatcagctgtggaCATTGTGGTGCAATAGGGAGATTTAGTTATCTTATGAAACAGTTGGGTTATTATGTCAAGTGGTACTGTAATTAATTGAATTCATGTTGTTAACTCTCTTCtgctgtttttgtatattttaacaaGAGTATAACATCTCgtttatacagtaatccgtcgcgtatccgcctGTCGCATATCCGCCCTACCCATTTATCCGCCATGAtatagatcctaccaaagttttcgtacactgtgttgtatgtgctccgtgcgctgccattgctggtagtgtcacgggagctgttcagtgtgttgatatgtaaataaatcctgttcacccgCGAgtcatatcaacttcaacctccgtctcgatctcctgcctgtcactcagcagtgaatgcacgcacccacacagcagacagCTACTCcatcacaagcattaataccctgtatctttctaaacaagggataagcaaaaagctgaatctctaaacaATAATTATGtgataataattgttacagctgatactgacagccctggttagtattttctaagcaataAACCCTAAGTAAGCAAATAACATTATAACATCGAAAAGACTTTACatagtaaaaacaacaaaaaaaaaattgagacgAACAGCACCCACTGTACAGCgagaaagcgagttgtgcttataattgaaaaaagttggaaattctttcacttctggaaaaggtaattaccagggataaaatagcacaatattttggaattttaaagagcactgtgactgatattaaaaagtctgcctcagagatttaaaagtttgctgtctttgatagtaggggtgggattttttagatctattgttgctcgagacgagtacttgagcattagaatttccgagtactcgaatcaaacgctactctcctctacatactgtactagtgtacataaaacTCCCAAACATTATCACACAATCAAGTAACATATTAAGTAATAATATTATGTTTGCCgccttgtgcagttaattgtatatggtcaagtattactaaataacgtaaagtattcaTATTCACTTATCCacacacaactttacattgaATTGTAAAATGAGATGCCTGTCCTACCTGTTTTGAAGTGTGTCTCaggggtcctttactttagtgcagtagttccaacatacaaataaaaactgtactaaacataaacggcCGTTTGGTCctaaagcttacagaacaatgtCAAGTGAAAAATGtcttccacctatgggaagattggggaatggggtccacgagtctgtggtaattgcaactttttctcccttttgaaagttttgtatgaacagctgcatcACGGTTTTCTTTgagtttttccagcctcgctgttattgttttatgggtcggcacagtattgggataatcttacatagATTTCAAAACTtctgcattcacgattcacacacactgtcctcataggggataacgtgatcacgcccaATGTTcagccaaatctatagcaaatgttatgggtgtttgctttttattgccatcagtagctccatccacaattattctgaatgttttcatttgaaactgtgaagcattgaacttgtgtttttgtggtacagcaGTTTTGTTTGGCGTAATTATTTACAAAGCACGGTTTTCTCGTccaccccagtgtcaatctttctgttgcaccaattagaaaagctacttggaggtaATTGCcgaaccccttcctttttataatatccgcccttactgtggcactagagctgTCTCGTACGCgacggactactgatgataaattgctaaaattaatgcattaaaaaaaaaaaaattggtggcatttgtcacgtgactggttatacgtctagcatattaaacattttactaCTAATTTagaatttatacatttaaacgtttaaaattcccatccctactctggtcccaccgcagtcggatacacaacggattactgtaccACAGTATTGTTCTGATTTAGTGTGAATACAGGTGTTGGTGGATATTTACTCCCACCACTAGATGGCACAGTGTCAAAGGGATGAGCAATGCTGTTTGATTTAGGTTATCATGCCTAACTATTAAACATGTAATGTGCTACATtttgaaatgctaaaagaaactgtTTTTATCTTGAAGCCGTTGGTTCTTGTCAATGTTTCGTCATTGAATGTAGTATGTTTCTTTGGTATGATTAcaactttgtttttctttgtttcaacCTTTATACTTTATTTATAAATCGTCATAATAGTAGTGCTGGGATGAGCATGGTATTTTCATATTTGGATATCCATTCAAGATTCATTCATCTGCAAAACATTATCAAAGTCCTTACATTTAGTAATGTATTAAAGAGGAAAAATATCCCACAAAAAGGCACACTTGTGAATTAGCTACAAAACAAAGTATCTTGTGTGTGTATATCAGGcaaaaacagtacataaagtaGACATTTAATACATTCTGCCATTGTTGTgtctttgcaataaacaaagtgcacattttcatgaagtaataacAACTTTTTAACTTgcataaaaactacaaataaaataaacgtggAAAAGAGGGTGTTGCACAATGAAAAAAACTACATATTTACTCCTTGCGTTCCAcataataatgaaagaaatgtaACATTGAACACTATGCAAGTTATTTCTTTTGCGAGTTGTTATAGTGAAGTACCTGACGTGTATCGTACTGCAG encodes:
- the LOC117412911 gene encoding replication protein A 32 kDa subunit-A — translated: MMWNQSGSFGESAMGGGYTQSPGGFGSPSATQGEKKGGRSRAQSIVPCTVAQVLSVSQTEDVFRFGEVELSQVTLVGVIRHAEKAPTNIQYKLDDMTAPPIDVRQWVDTDEGGGENIVVPPGNYVKVSCHLRSFQNKKSLVAFNVRPLEDMNELTSHMLEVVHAQMLLNKPQPMMGDGGMNRSLSMPGSTGSGYSGAEDGGMNGLTPQQGQVLNLIKTCKEVQGISIQDIKIRLKGMNALAIKQAVEFLGNEGHIYSTVDEDHYRSTESEN